A region of the Geomonas subterranea genome:
AGATGCCATCACCGAGGTGCTTGCCGCCGCGGTGGGGCTTCCCTACCTGAAGATCAACCCGATGAAGCTCGACCTCGAGCTGGTCACCGCCCACATCTCCCGCCCCTTCGCCCTCAGGCACCTGATCGTCCCGGTTGGGTACGCCGACGGTGTGGTGACCCTCGCGGTAGCCGATCCTTTCAACGACGATGTCATCGAGGAGCTGAGGGCCCTGAAGAGGATGGAGTTTCGCCGGGTGCTCGCCTCGCGCAACGACATCCTCAAGATCCTGAGGGAGTTCTTCGGCTTCAGGGCCTCGGTGCAGGCGGCCGAGAGCGAGGTTTCCACGGCGGTGGACCTCGGGAACCTCGAACAGTTCGTGCGGCTGAAGAGCGGACACGAGATCGAGGGGACCGACCGCAACATCATCTCCGCCGTGGACTTCCTCTTGCAGTACGCCTTCGACCAGCGGGCGAGCGACATCCACATCGAGCCCAAGCGCGAGAAGTCGCTGGTGCGCCTGCGGGTGGACGGGGTGCTGCACAACGTCCACGTGGTGCCCAAGCAGCTGCATCCCCCCATCGTCTCCCGCATCAAGATGCTCTCCCGCATGGACCTGGCAGAGAAGAGACGCCCCCAGGACGGCAGGATCAAGACCAGCCACCAGGGGCGCGAGGTCGAGCTGCGCGTCTCCACCCTGCCGGTCGCCTTCGGCGAGAAGGTGGTGATCAGGATCTTCGACCCGGACGTCCTGATGCAGGACCTGGACTCGATCGGCTTCTATCCGCGCGAGTACCAGCTCTACAGTTCCTTCCTGCGCCGACCCAACGGCATCATCCTTGTCACCGGCCCCACGGGGAGCGGCAAGACCACCACGCTCTACTCGTCGCTTAGGACCCTCTCCTCGCCTGAGGTCAACATCGTCACCGTCGAGGACCCCATCGAGATGGTGATGGAGGAGTTCAACCAGGTGGGGGTGCAGGCCGGCATAGGGGTCACCTTCGACAAGGTGCTCAGGAACGTACTCAGGCAGGATCCGGACATCATCATGGTGGGGGAGATACGGGACAAGGAGACCGCCGAGAACGCGGTGCAGGCGGCCCTCACCGGGCACCTGGTGCTTTCCACGCTGCACACAAACGACGCCCCCTCCTCGGTGACCCGCCTGATCGACCTGGGGGTGCCTTCGTTTCTGATCTCATCCACGGTAATCGGCATCATCGCCCAGAGGCTGTTGCGCAGGATCTGTCCCGCCTGCAAGCGGGAGAGCCAGTTGAGTGCGGAGGAGCTGGAGTACCTGGGGCTGAAGCGTCCGGTTCCGGTATGGTCCGGTGAGGGGTGCGCCGAATGTCGCGGCACCGGCTACAAGGGGAGGACCGGGATTTTCGAGGTGCTGGACGTGAACGAAGCCATCAAGGCCGTGATCGGCGAGCGGGTCGACCTGGCCGGGTTGCAGGCCGTCGCCCGGAAAGACGGCCTTGTGACGCTGCGCGAACAGGCGGTGCGGAAGATGCTGGAAGGAATCACCACCTACGAGGAAGTCATCGCGGTCACCGGGTGACCTGTCTGACCTGCCTGCTGGCGCCAAGGGAGGAAACCATGAAAAACAGTGCCACCGGAACCGCCACCCAAACCGCCATCTTCGCCGGTGGCTGCTTCTGGTGCATGGAGCCGGTCTTCGACAAGATGCCCGGGGTGCTCTCGGTGCTCCCCGGGTACACCGGCGGCAGCACGCCGAACCCCAGTTACCGCGAGGTCTGCGAGGGGGAAACAGGCCACGTCGAGGCGGTGCGAATCATCTTCGACCCGGCACAGGTGAGCTACCGTGAGCTGCTGCAAGTTTTCTGGCGCAACATCGACCCCACCACCAAAAACCGCCAGTTTTGCGACTACGGCAGCCAGTACCAGACCGCCATCTTCTACCTGGACGAGGAACAGAAACGGCAGGCGGAGGAGACACGCGACGAAGCGGGGCGCGCAAACCTCGCGGGTGCCGCCGTTGTCACCGAAATCCGGCCGGCTTCGGAATTCTACCCGGCCGAGGAGTACCACCGCCAGTACTACAAGAAGGAGCCCTACCATTACCAGCGCTACCACGACGGGTGCGGCCGCAATTGGAGATTGAAGGAGCTGTGGGGGAGGGAGACGGAGTAGCCGGAAGGGGCGCCGGTCAGTGCCTGGACAGCACCCGCTCCAATGCCTGTTGCAGTTCGTCGCAGCGGTAGGGCTTGACCACGGCGGCGCAGAAGCCGTAGTCGGCATGTTCCGCCATGACGGGATCGTTGGAATAGCCGCTCGAGACGATGAGCCTCGCGCCCGGATCCAGCGCCAGGATCTGCTGCGCCGCCTCCTTGCCACCCATGCCGGCCGGAATGGTGAGGTCCATTATCGCGACCGCGAAAGGTTTCCCCTGCTGGGCCGCCTCACGGTACAGCCGCACCGCCTCCTCGCCGTCGGCGCAGGTCACTACCTGGTATCCAAGGTACTGCAGCATGTCCCGCGTCAGCGTCCTGATCGCCTCCTCGTCGTCCATGACCAGCACCGTTCCTTCCCCCGGCTTCCCCGGACGTTCCGGCTGCTGCGGCGCCTCTTCCGGCGCGGCTTCACCGACGGAGGGGAGGTAGAAGGTGAGGGTGGTCCCTGCACCGGGGGTGGAAGCCACCTCGACCCTGCCGCCATGTTTGATGACGATGGAGTGCACCGAGGCGAGCCCCAGTCCGCTCCCCCCGGGCTTGGTGCTGTAGTAGGGATCGAAGATGAACTTCTGATCCTCGTACGGAATGCCGCACCCCTGGTCGATGAAGGATACCTTGACGTAGTTCCCCGCGGGGAGCCCCAGTTCGTTGTTGGCGTGAAGGGGTGCATTCTCCGCGTTCACGGTCAGCACCCCCCCTCCCGGCATCGCCTGGCACGCGTTGATGACGACGTTGCTGAAGGCCTGGTTCATCTGCCCTTCGTCTGCCTCTATGGCGTGCAGATCCTCCTGGATGTTCAGCCGGGTCTGCACCTTGGTGCCGTGCAGGGACAGGGAGAGGGATTCCTGCAGGAGCTTTCCCAGCGGGATCACCTTCTTGATGGGCTGTCCTCCCTTGGAGAAGGTCAGCAGTTGGTGCGCCAGTTCGGCGGCGCGCTGCGACGCCTTCCCTGCGTTCTTCACCGCTCCCTGCGCCGGGTGGTCCGGGTCGAGCAGCAGTTCGGCGAAGGAGAGGTTCCCCAGGATTCCGGTGAGGATGTTGTTGAAGTCGTGGGCGATGCCGCCGGCGAGGACCCCGAGCGATTCCAGCTTCTGGGCCTTCAGCACTTCTTGTTGCATCGCCTCCCACTTGGTGATGTCGGTCAGGGTGAACAGTATGCGGTGGTGAACCAGGCGGGTGTTCAGGATGATGTGCTTGGAGGAGCCGTCGACGCAGGAGATCTTCGCCTCCTGCGGAGTGACCGGGACGCCGCTCTCCGGCGTTGTGCCGATCTCTTCGCGCCAGAGCGCCAGGACCTGGTCCCGGTAGGCGCGATCGGGAAGGGCGCGTTCCATCAGCTCTTCCAGGGTCGGGTGATCCCCGGAGACATAGCCCAGCCAGTCGTTGACGTAGCTGTTGAGGTACTGGATCCTGCCGCTCTCGTCGGCCCATCCCACCCCTGCCGGCATCTCCTCCATCAGGACCTGGAGGATCTCCTCGTTTTGCCGCAGCGCCTCCTCGATCTCCTGGCGCGCCGTGACGTCGCGCACCAGGACGATGATGCGGTCGCTGCCGCCGATGTCGGCCCGGCGCAGACTCACCTCGGACCAGAACAGCGACCCATCCTTTTTCCTGCTGCGCCACCGCACCGTCATCGGGGGACCCGACGCCGCCATTTTTAAAAGAAGGAGCGCGTCCTCCTCGGTGTAGGGGGGCTCCCCCAGGCTCAAGTCCCCGACGGTGAGCCCCCGGGCCTCCTCCGGGGTATAGCCGAACATCTCGCACATGGTGCGGTTCACGTCGACCAGCGCGCCGGTGGCGGCGTCATGGATGAAAAGCGCGTCGTTGACGCTGTGGTAGATGGCCTGGAAGCGCGCCTCGCTCTCCTCGAGCTTGGTCACCGACTCCGCCAGCCGCCGCGCGAAACGCCAGATGAGCTGGTAGAGCAGCGCGGAGGTGACCATGATGAACATGAGCCCCTTGTAGACCTCGATCTGCTCCGCGATGTGGCGGTCGGAAACCAGCCAGATCAGGGCGTAGCCGGAGAGATAGATCCAGGCGCTGCCGAAAAGGGCGTAGACCCCGACGATCTTGTTGATCTCGCGTCTTTGGTTTTGTTTCGATGCTGCCCGCATGCGTGCTCCCGCCCGTGGGGCGTCCGGCTGCGGTGGCCGAGGTCGTTGCGGCTTTTCCGGCGCTGCGGCCTGCTGCGCCCCAGCGCTACTTTGCTTCCGCCATCGAGACCACGACGATGCCCGATTCGGTGACCCGGTATCCCTTGGCGAGGTCTTCATCGTGGTCATAGCCGATCTCGGTGCCGTCGGGGATGACCACGTTCTTGTCGATGATGGTGCGCTTGATCTTAACGTGACGCCCTACGGTGACGTTCTCGAAGAGGATGGAATCCTCCACTTCGCTGTAGCTGTTCACCTTGCAGCGCGGCCCGAGGATGGTGCGGCGCACCGTGGCGCCGCTGGTGATGCAGCCGGCGCAGACGTAGGAGTCGATGTTCATGCCGCGCCTTCCCTCCTCGTCGAACACCGTCTTCGCCGGCGGCAGGTTCCCCTGGTTGGTCAGGATGGGCCACTTGTAGTTGTACAGGTTGAGCTGCGGCGAGACGTGGATCAGGTCCATGTTCGCCTCGTAGTACGACTCGATGGTGCCGACGTCCTTCCAGTAACCTTTCTCCTCCGCCTTCATCCCCGGGATGATGTTGTCGTTGAAGTTGTAGGCGAACACCTTGTCCTTTTTCTCCAGCATCATCGGGATGACGTGCTTGCCGAAGTCCAGGTCCTCGTACATCTTCTTTCCTTCCTGAAGCACCTCGATCAGTTTCTTGGTGGAGAAGATGTAGTTCCCCATGGAGGCGAAGCAGGTGTCCCTGCCCGGGATGCTCTCCGGGTGCTTCGGCTTTTCGGTGAAGGCGGTGATCTTGTAGTCGTCGTCCACCGAGAAGACCCCGAAGCGGCTGGCATCCTGGACCGGTACTTCGAGGGCGGCGACGGTCAAATCGGCCCGGTTTCTGCGGTGGTAGTCGATCATCTGGCTCACGTCCATCTTGTAGATGTGGTCTCCGCCGAAGATGGCCACGTAGTCCGCGTCCGAGGACTCGACGAAACGCAGGTACTGCAGGATGGCGTCGGCCGTTCCCTTGAACCACTCCTCGTTCTCCGAGCTGGTTTCGGGCGAGATGGCGACGAAGAACTCCCCCAGCCCGGTCCATTTGCCCCAGGACTCCCTGATGTGCTTGTTGAGGGAGTACGCGCGGTACTGGGTCAGGATGTAGACCTTCTTGATCCCGGAGTTGAACAGGTTGCTCAAGACGAAGTCGATGATCTTGTATTTGCCGCCGAACATGACGCTCGGCTTGGCCCTTCTGATGGTGAGGGGGCTGAGGCGCTCCCCCTTGCCGCCGGCAAGCACCATGGCGATGGTGTTTCCTACATTACTCATTGCGTACATGCGGTGTTTTTCCTCCGGTGTGGCGGTCGGGTTCGCTGCCCGGCCGGTGTCAGGGCTTGCCGTGTTTAGGCGCCTCTCCTATCTTGAATAGCACTTCGAGATCCAGAATCTCTCCCTTTCTCTCCAGCTTCAGCGTGGACTTGTCCCCCACATGCTTCTGCTTCACCGCGTAGACCAGGTCGAGGCTCTCTTTCAACTGTTCTTTGTCCAGTGAGAGCAGCAGGTCCCCCTTCTGCACCCCGGCCCGGGCGGCGTTGGACTCGGGGACCACCGTGTTTACCACCAGGCCTCGCCCCTTCGGGTCGGGCTCGAACATGACGCCGAGCAGTACCCCCTGCTTGGGGAGCCCCTCGTAGGCGTAGTTCACCAGGAAATCGAAGGGGACGCTCGGGAAGTCCGGAAGCGTCACGTCCATCATCACCGGCTTTTCGGCGCGCTGCACCGTGAGCTCGCGACCGCCGATGGTGGCGTAGGACGTGGGGAGACGGCGGAAGACGCGGCGCGGGATGCCGAAGCCGTAGCTTATGTGATTGCCGCCGGCGACTACCACGAGATGGCGCTCCTTCCCTTCGGGGCTGGTCAGGTAGCGTACGGCGGATTCCGCCATGGTTTCGTCCCACAGCGTCTGGGCCCTGATGAAGCCGTCGATGGCCATCTTGCCGTGGCTGTTGTGCCCTGAGAAGATGCTTTCGGTCTGGGCGCGCTGGTAGGGGTCGGTGAGGTCCATCTGCGGCAGCTGCGCCTTCTGCTCGGCGGTGAGTTCCTCGAGCGGCTTGGTGCGCACAGCCTGCACCAGCTCCTTCTCGGCGTTGAGCGCGATCACCGGGATGTGCTTCTCCTTGGCGTAGAGGAGCAGGTCCCGGTAGTAGGCGAAGTCCATCTTCCAGTTGTCGTACCAGCGCGACGCCTTAAGAAACGCCTTCTCGTCCAGTTCCCCCGCGATCCAGCGGTCCAGGACCGGCTGCTGCGACTTGACGAACATCTCCATCCCGAGGGCCGCCTTGCCGGGGTAGCGCTGCTCTATCGCCTTCAGGGTGTCGAGCTCAAGGCGGTGGGCTGCCGGGTTGTCGTGGGTCTCGCCGACGTAGACCACGCGGGCATCGGTGACGACGTCGAACATCTGCTGCGGCGTTACCAGGCTCCCGGTGGGGAGGTGGACGATGTCGCCGATCTCCGGCGCCTTCTGCAGGGGGTACGGGTTCTCAGGGTCGCCGAGCACGTGTCTGCCGGCTGCGGGCGTCGAACAGGCGGTCATGGTGAGCAGGGAGAGGGCAGCGGCAAGCTGTCCCAGGCGTGCGATGGATAGCATTTCATCTCCTGAAAATATAATGTTCCCTCTGGGGGGACGGTCATGGTGTTCATGGCTCCATCGAGGGGGTACGGCTTGGTAGATGCGGCAATGATACCTACTCTAATGAACTTGTCCAGTCTCTGCTTCTCGTTAGCGCCTCTTCGCAGGGGAGTGTCCGCGAGGAGGGAACTGGAGCGGGACCAGCTTTGAGCTTGACGAGGAATGTACCACAACACCTCATGAAGATAAACTGAAAGTTTTATTTTTCTCTAATAAAGCGACATTGGTGGCGCTCTTTGCCAGTCATGACTGAACCAGTCGCCAAAGCATTAACTCATAGTCATGGTTTGGCCCGCTAAACGTATGTTTGACGGCCTTTTTTATGTTGACAATATTACTGTCCCGCAAATAGAATCGCTAATTTAATACATATCGGAGGTTGTGCAATGGGACAGCTTTTTAAAGTGGCGGTGCTGCCGGGTGACGGCATCGGCCCGGAGGTTATGGCGGAAGCGCTGAAGGTGCTGGACGCGATCGAGAAACGCCATGAAGTGAAATTCGAGCGTACCCACGCCAATGTCGGCGGCGCGGGGATCGACCTGGAAGGGCGTGCCCTCCCGGAGACTACAGTAAATATATGCAAGGCTGCTGACGCCATCCTGTTCGGCTCGGTGGGCGGTCCCAAGTGGGAAACCCTTCCCCCGGATGAGCAGCCCGAGCGTGGCGCCCTGCTGCCGCTTCGCAAGATCTTCGGCCTGTACGCCAACCTCCGTCCCGCCATCATCTTCCCGTCGCTGACCAGCGCCTCCTCCCTGAAGGAAGAGGTCATCGCGGGAGGTTTCGACATCCTGGTGATCCGCGAGCTGACCGGCGGTATCTACTTCTCGCAGCCCAAGGGGATCGACGGGGCGGGCCGCGACCGCGTCGGCGTGGACACCATGCGCTACAGCGTGCCGGAGATCGAGCGCATCGCGCACGTCGCGTTCCAGGCGGCACAAAAACGCGGCAAGAAGGTCTGCTCCATCGACAAGGCCAACGTCCTCTCCACCTCCGTGCTCTGGCGTGAGATCGTGATCAACATCGCCAAGGAGTACCCGGACGTCGAGCTTTCCCACATGTATGTGGACAACGCCGCGATGCAGCTGGTAAGGTGGCCCAAGCAGTTCGACGTGATCCTGTGCGAGAACATGTTCGGCGACATCCTCTCCGACGAGGCGGCCATGCTGACCGGCTCCCTGGGGATGCTCCCGTCCGCGTCGCTGGCCGAGGGAACCTTCGGCATGTACGAGCCCTCCGGCGGCAGCGCCCCGGACATTGCAGGTCAGGGGATCGCCAACCCGATCGCCCAGATCCTTTCCGCCGGCATGATGCTGCGCTACTCCTTCGGCATGGTCGAGGCGGCCGACGCCATCGACAACGCCGTCGCCAAGGTCCTTGACCAGGGCTACCGCACCCGCGACATCTACCAGGAGAAGGCCGGCGAGAAGCTGGTCAACACGAAAGAGATCGGCGACGCCATCATCGCCAACCTGTAAGAACGACACGATTGAGGCGGGGGAGACCCCGCCGCACATTCACACCTAATAAATTAGAAAGGAAGGTCGCCTATGAAAGTCGGAATGGTCGGTTGGCGTGGCATGGTTGGCTCGGTTCTCATGCAGCGCATGCAGGAAGAGAACGATTTCGCAGGTGTTGAGCCGGTATTCTTCACCACTTCGCAGGTGGGGCAGCCCGCTCCGCTGAACGCGGGGACGCTGAAGGATGCGTCGGACATCAACGAACTGAAGAAGCTGGACGTGATCATCACCTGCCAGGGGGGCGATTACACCAAGGCCATCCGCCCGGAACTGAAGAAGGCCGGCTGGAACGGCTACTGGATCGACGCGGCGAGCACCCTGCGCATGGAAGACGACGCGGTCATCATCCTCGACCCGATCAACCGCAACGTCATCGACGCGGCCCTCTCCAAGGGGATCAAGGACTACATCGGCGGCAACTGCACCGTGAGCCTCATGCTCATGGGGCTGGGCGGGCTCTTCAAGGCCGGCGTGGTTGAGTGGCTCTCCTCCATGACCTATCAGGCGGCCTCCGGCGCCGGGGCTCCCAACATGCGTGAGCTTCTCTCCCAGATGGGCGTCTTGCACGGCTCCGTGGCCGCGCAACTCGCCACCCCGGGCTCCGCGATCCTCGAGATCGACAAGAAGGTCACCGCCACCCTGAGAAGCGCCGAGATGCCGACCAAGGAGTTCGGCTTCCCGCTGGCCGGCAGCGTCCTTCCCTGGATCGACCGCGAGGTCGAGGACGGCCAGAGCCGCGAGGAGTGGAAAGGGTACGCCGAGACCAACAAGATCCTCGGCGCGGTGAACCCGATCCCGGTGGACGGCATCTGCGTCCGCGTGGGGGCGATGCGCTGCCACAGCCAGGCGATCACCATGAAGCTCACCAAGGACATCCCGATCGCCGAGATCGAGGACATGATCAAAAACGACAACCAGTGGGTGAAGTTCATCCCGAACAACAAGGCCGACTCCCTGGCGGGGCTCACCCCGGCAGCCGTTTCCGGGTCGCTGACCGTCCCGGTCGGCCGCGTTCGCAAGATGAAGATGGGGCCGCAGTACCTCTCCGCCTTCACCTGCGGCGATCAGCTCCTGTGGGGCGCCGCCGAGCCGCTGCGCCGCATGCTGCAGATTTTGAAGGAGCGTTAGGCTTCCGTCCCCCCGCCCCTTGGGGGAGGGGGCGTTTTCACCGGTGTTGGTAAAAGGTAGAGCAGCAAGTTGCGGAGCGCGTCGCCCGGCTATAACTGGTGGCGCGCTCCCGTTTTTGTCTTGAGGAGATGTAACGAGTATGAAGAAAACGTGGAATGTGGCAGTGGTGGGCGCGACCGGCGCCGTCGGCACACAGATGATCGAGTGCCTGGAAGAACGGAACTTCCCGGTGGGGAACATAAAATTCCTGGCCAGTGCGAGGAGCGCCGGGCAGGTGCTGGAGTTCAACGGCAAGCCGGTGCCGGTGGAGGAGCTGAAGCACGATTCCTTCGAGGGGATCGACATCGCGCTCTTCTCGGCGGGCGGGGCGCGTTCCGAGGAATTCTGTCCTTCCGCCGCCAAGGCGGGAGCCGTCTGCATCGACAACTCCAGCGCCTGGCGCATGGACCCGGACGTGCCGCTGGTGGTTCCCGAGGTTAACCCGCACGCCATCGCCGGCTACAGGAAGAAGGGGATCATCGCCAACCCGAACTGCTCCACCATTCAGATGGTGGTGGCCCTTAAGCCCCTGCATGACTTCGGCACCATCAAGAGGATCGTGGTCTCCACCTACCAGGCCGTCTCCGGAACGGGGAACAAGGCGATTGACGAGCTGCGCATCCAGACCGGCGAGCTTTTGAACTGCCGTCCGCCCAAGAACGAGGTCTATCCGCACCGCATCGCCTTCAACTGCCTGCCGCAGATCGATTCCTTCTGCGACAACGGTTACACCAAGGAAGAG
Encoded here:
- a CDS encoding GspE/PulE family protein, whose protein sequence is MQKKKMVTIKNVAQILLQRGLIDEVQSAELLARGDAQAQRLAGAQQAGYSRRLQQGPERPSPAEIIASLNLEIPGSGGKLLTEDAITEVLAAAVGLPYLKINPMKLDLELVTAHISRPFALRHLIVPVGYADGVVTLAVADPFNDDVIEELRALKRMEFRRVLASRNDILKILREFFGFRASVQAAESEVSTAVDLGNLEQFVRLKSGHEIEGTDRNIISAVDFLLQYAFDQRASDIHIEPKREKSLVRLRVDGVLHNVHVVPKQLHPPIVSRIKMLSRMDLAEKRRPQDGRIKTSHQGREVELRVSTLPVAFGEKVVIRIFDPDVLMQDLDSIGFYPREYQLYSSFLRRPNGIILVTGPTGSGKTTTLYSSLRTLSSPEVNIVTVEDPIEMVMEEFNQVGVQAGIGVTFDKVLRNVLRQDPDIIMVGEIRDKETAENAVQAALTGHLVLSTLHTNDAPSSVTRLIDLGVPSFLISSTVIGIIAQRLLRRICPACKRESQLSAEELEYLGLKRPVPVWSGEGCAECRGTGYKGRTGIFEVLDVNEAIKAVIGERVDLAGLQAVARKDGLVTLREQAVRKMLEGITTYEEVIAVTG
- the msrA gene encoding peptide-methionine (S)-S-oxide reductase MsrA; translation: MKNSATGTATQTAIFAGGCFWCMEPVFDKMPGVLSVLPGYTGGSTPNPSYREVCEGETGHVEAVRIIFDPAQVSYRELLQVFWRNIDPTTKNRQFCDYGSQYQTAIFYLDEEQKRQAEETRDEAGRANLAGAAVVTEIRPASEFYPAEEYHRQYYKKEPYHYQRYHDGCGRNWRLKELWGRETE
- a CDS encoding hybrid sensor histidine kinase/response regulator, with the translated sequence MRAASKQNQRREINKIVGVYALFGSAWIYLSGYALIWLVSDRHIAEQIEVYKGLMFIMVTSALLYQLIWRFARRLAESVTKLEESEARFQAIYHSVNDALFIHDAATGALVDVNRTMCEMFGYTPEEARGLTVGDLSLGEPPYTEEDALLLLKMAASGPPMTVRWRSRKKDGSLFWSEVSLRRADIGGSDRIIVLVRDVTARQEIEEALRQNEEILQVLMEEMPAGVGWADESGRIQYLNSYVNDWLGYVSGDHPTLEELMERALPDRAYRDQVLALWREEIGTTPESGVPVTPQEAKISCVDGSSKHIILNTRLVHHRILFTLTDITKWEAMQQEVLKAQKLESLGVLAGGIAHDFNNILTGILGNLSFAELLLDPDHPAQGAVKNAGKASQRAAELAHQLLTFSKGGQPIKKVIPLGKLLQESLSLSLHGTKVQTRLNIQEDLHAIEADEGQMNQAFSNVVINACQAMPGGGVLTVNAENAPLHANNELGLPAGNYVKVSFIDQGCGIPYEDQKFIFDPYYSTKPGGSGLGLASVHSIVIKHGGRVEVASTPGAGTTLTFYLPSVGEAAPEEAPQQPERPGKPGEGTVLVMDDEEAIRTLTRDMLQYLGYQVVTCADGEEAVRLYREAAQQGKPFAVAIMDLTIPAGMGGKEAAQQILALDPGARLIVSSGYSNDPVMAEHADYGFCAAVVKPYRCDELQQALERVLSRH
- the glgC gene encoding glucose-1-phosphate adenylyltransferase — protein: MYAMSNVGNTIAMVLAGGKGERLSPLTIRRAKPSVMFGGKYKIIDFVLSNLFNSGIKKVYILTQYRAYSLNKHIRESWGKWTGLGEFFVAISPETSSENEEWFKGTADAILQYLRFVESSDADYVAIFGGDHIYKMDVSQMIDYHRRNRADLTVAALEVPVQDASRFGVFSVDDDYKITAFTEKPKHPESIPGRDTCFASMGNYIFSTKKLIEVLQEGKKMYEDLDFGKHVIPMMLEKKDKVFAYNFNDNIIPGMKAEEKGYWKDVGTIESYYEANMDLIHVSPQLNLYNYKWPILTNQGNLPPAKTVFDEEGRRGMNIDSYVCAGCITSGATVRRTILGPRCKVNSYSEVEDSILFENVTVGRHVKIKRTIIDKNVVIPDGTEIGYDHDEDLAKGYRVTESGIVVVSMAEAK
- a CDS encoding ChaN family lipoprotein is translated as MLSIARLGQLAAALSLLTMTACSTPAAGRHVLGDPENPYPLQKAPEIGDIVHLPTGSLVTPQQMFDVVTDARVVYVGETHDNPAAHRLELDTLKAIEQRYPGKAALGMEMFVKSQQPVLDRWIAGELDEKAFLKASRWYDNWKMDFAYYRDLLLYAKEKHIPVIALNAEKELVQAVRTKPLEELTAEQKAQLPQMDLTDPYQRAQTESIFSGHNSHGKMAIDGFIRAQTLWDETMAESAVRYLTSPEGKERHLVVVAGGNHISYGFGIPRRVFRRLPTSYATIGGRELTVQRAEKPVMMDVTLPDFPSVPFDFLVNYAYEGLPKQGVLLGVMFEPDPKGRGLVVNTVVPESNAARAGVQKGDLLLSLDKEQLKESLDLVYAVKQKHVGDKSTLKLERKGEILDLEVLFKIGEAPKHGKP
- the leuB gene encoding 3-isopropylmalate dehydrogenase translates to MGQLFKVAVLPGDGIGPEVMAEALKVLDAIEKRHEVKFERTHANVGGAGIDLEGRALPETTVNICKAADAILFGSVGGPKWETLPPDEQPERGALLPLRKIFGLYANLRPAIIFPSLTSASSLKEEVIAGGFDILVIRELTGGIYFSQPKGIDGAGRDRVGVDTMRYSVPEIERIAHVAFQAAQKRGKKVCSIDKANVLSTSVLWREIVINIAKEYPDVELSHMYVDNAAMQLVRWPKQFDVILCENMFGDILSDEAAMLTGSLGMLPSASLAEGTFGMYEPSGGSAPDIAGQGIANPIAQILSAGMMLRYSFGMVEAADAIDNAVAKVLDQGYRTRDIYQEKAGEKLVNTKEIGDAIIANL
- the asd gene encoding aspartate-semialdehyde dehydrogenase, with product MKVGMVGWRGMVGSVLMQRMQEENDFAGVEPVFFTTSQVGQPAPLNAGTLKDASDINELKKLDVIITCQGGDYTKAIRPELKKAGWNGYWIDAASTLRMEDDAVIILDPINRNVIDAALSKGIKDYIGGNCTVSLMLMGLGGLFKAGVVEWLSSMTYQAASGAGAPNMRELLSQMGVLHGSVAAQLATPGSAILEIDKKVTATLRSAEMPTKEFGFPLAGSVLPWIDREVEDGQSREEWKGYAETNKILGAVNPIPVDGICVRVGAMRCHSQAITMKLTKDIPIAEIEDMIKNDNQWVKFIPNNKADSLAGLTPAAVSGSLTVPVGRVRKMKMGPQYLSAFTCGDQLLWGAAEPLRRMLQILKER
- a CDS encoding aspartate-semialdehyde dehydrogenase, with the translated sequence MKKTWNVAVVGATGAVGTQMIECLEERNFPVGNIKFLASARSAGQVLEFNGKPVPVEELKHDSFEGIDIALFSAGGARSEEFCPSAAKAGAVCIDNSSAWRMDPDVPLVVPEVNPHAIAGYRKKGIIANPNCSTIQMVVALKPLHDFGTIKRIVVSTYQAVSGTGNKAIDELRIQTGELLNCRPPKNEVYPHRIAFNCLPQIDSFCDNGYTKEEMKMVNETRKIMEADIATTATCVRVPVFYGHSESVNIETEKKITVAKARELLEDAPGVELVDNPANGEYPMPMDVAGEDLTLVGRIREDATVKNGLNLWVVADNLRKGAATNAVQIAEILVEKYLK